In Corynebacterium frankenforstense DSM 45800, the DNA window ACGAGCAGGTGCTCAACGACTGGGTCGACCTGGGGCTGAACTTCCGCTACTTCTTCGTGCGCAAGACCATGTTCCTGAAGTACTCGGAGGGCTTCGTCTGTCTGCCCGGCGGATTCGGCACCCTCGACGAGCTCTTCGAGGTGCTGTGCATGGTGCAGACCAAGAAGGTCACCAACTACCCGATCGCGCTCATCGGCAGCGACTACTGGGGCCCGCTGGTCGGCTGGCTGCGCGAGCAGGTGGTCACCCGCGGCATGATCGCGGAGGAGGACCTCGACCTCTTCCTGGTGACCGACTCCGCCGAGGAGGCCGTCGAGCACATCCGCAGCGCGCCGACGCGGCGGCGCCACATCGCCACCGACGACGGCCACCTGCAGGCCCGGCAGCGCCGCGGCCGGCGCGGCACCGGGGTCGGCGGGAATGGCGCCCGCGGTGCCGAGGCTGCCACCGACGCCGGCGGCGCCGGTACCGACGGCGCCGGTACCGACGGTGCCGGTACCGGCGACGGTGACGGGCGCGGCTTCGGCAATTCCGGCGCGGAAGGGGAGCGCTGACCTTGGCCGCAGCTCAGGACAGGGCCGCGGTCGAGGGTGACGAACGCCAGCGCGCCATCCGGCGTGAGGGCGCCGGCGCGCCAGGCCTGGCGAAGGTGATGGGCATCGTCAACCGCACGCCCGACTCCTTCTACGACAAGGGCGCGACCTTCACCGACACGCTCGCGCTCGCACGGGCCGACGAGGTCGTCGCGCAGGGCGCGGCGATCGTGGACATCGGCGGGGTCAAGGCCGGCCCCGGCGACGCGGTCGACGCCGCCGAGGAGATCGACCGCGTGGTGCCCGTCATCGCCGCGGTCCACGAGCGCCACCCCGAGGTGACCGTCTCCGTGGACACGTGGCGCGCCGAGGTCGCCGAGCGGGCCATCGCCGCCGGCGCCGGGCTGGTCAACGACACCTGGGCCGGGGTCGACCCCGAGCTCGTCGAGGTCGCCGGCCACCACGGGGTCGGCTACGTCTGTTCGCACACCGGCGGGGCCGTGCCGCGCACCCGCCCGCACCGCGTGCACTACGACGACGTGGTCGCCGACGTGATCGCCGAGACCACCCGGCTCGCCGAGCGCGCCGTCGACTGCGGCGTGCCCGAGGACAGGGTGCTGCTGGACCCCACGCACGACTTCGGCAAGAACACCTTCCACGGCCTCGAGCTGCTGCGCCGCATCGACGAGGTCGTCGCGACCGGCTGGCCGGTGCTCATGGCGCTGTCCAACAAGGACTTCATCGGCGAGACCTGCGCGCGCCCCGTCGGCGGGCGCGTGGCCGGCACCCTGGCCGCCACCGCCTGGGCCGCCGCGCACGGCGTGGCCGCCTTCCGCGTGCACGAGGTCGGCGAGACCGTCGACGTGATCCGCATGACCGCGGCGATCGCCGGGACCGTCGGCCCCCTGGACACGATCCGGGGCCTGGCGTGAGCGCCGTCGCGCGCGCGAGTGTGGTCATCCCGGCGCTCAACGAGGAGGCGACCGTCGCCGACGTGGTCGCCGCCGTGCGTGCCGACACCCCGCTGGAGACGATCGTCGTCGACGCCGACTCCACGGACCGCACCGCCGAGCGCGCCGCGGCCGCCGGTGCGCGCGTGCTCAACTGGCGCGAGGTGCTGCCGGGTGTCGAGCCGCGCCCCGGCAAGGGCGAGTCGCTGTGGCGCGGGGTCGCCGCCGCCGAGGGCGAGTTCGTCGTCTTCGTCGACGCCGACCTGCACACCGCGCGCCCCGGCATGGTCGCCGAGCTCGTCGCGCCGTTCGCGGATGACAGTGTGCAGCTGGTCAAGGCCGACTACGTGCGCGACTACCGGGGCCGGCCCGGCGACGGCGGGCGCGTGACCGAGCTGACGGCGCGCCCGTTGCTGCGGCTGCTGCTGCCCGAGCTTTCCGACGTCGCGCAGCCCCTCGGCGGCGAGTACGCCCTGCGCCGCGCGGCGGCGCTGGAGCTGCCCTTCGTCGAGGGCTACGGCGTGGAGTCCGGCCTGCTCATCGACGTGGCGCGTCGCTGGGGCCGCGGCGCGATCGCCGAGGTGGACCTGGGGCGCCGCGCCCACCGCAACCGGCCGCTGGCCCAGCTGGGGCCGATGGCGGAGACCGTCGCCGCCACGATCCTCGCCCGCGCCGGCGTGGACGGAGTCGCGGTGCCCGAGCGCCCGGCGCTGTCCACTATCCTCTGAGCCATGCTCTCCTGGATCTTCCTCATCGTCGTCCTGGTCCTGCTGGTGATCGTGGGCACCTGGGCCGCCGGCCGGCTGCTCGGCCGCGGCGAGCCCGAGCCCGCCGCCGACCCGCAGGAGGTCGCCGCCGCCAACGCGCGTGCCGTGGCCGCAGGCGACCTGGACGCGGTGCGCTTCGAGCTCGTGCCGCGCGGCTACCGGCCCGAACAGGTCGAGGCCGTGCTCGATCAGCTCGCCGGGGGAGAGGGGCGCGGCGCCGGGCGCGGTGCGGCCCGGGGCGCCGAGCGTTCCGGCGACCGCGCGGCGGTGCGTCAGGAGGATCCGGCGCGCGGGGCGGAACGGGCTCGCCTCGGGGACGGAGAGGTGCGGGAGGACGACCGCGCGACGCTTTCCGGGGACCGGGCGGCCGGGTCTCGACCGCTCGGCTGGGCGCAGGAGCGCGGCGGGAATTCGGGCTCGAAGTAGCAGGTAAGCGCCGTTTCGGGTGCTGTAGTTTCGGGGCGGTGGGCGGACTCACGCCGTCCGCGCGGCGGAAAAATCGACTATCATAGCGAAAGTAACCGTCGTGTGCACGAAAAGGAGCCCTGAAACATGGCAGCGATGAAGCCCCGTACCGGAAGCGGACCCATGGAGGCCGTGGAGGAGAATCGCAAGATCGTCATGCGCATCCCCTCGGACGGCGGTGGGCGCCTCGTCATCGAGCTGAACAAGGAGGAGGCCGCCGAGCTGGGTGGCCTGCTGACCGAGGCCGCCGAGTAGCCTCGCGCCACTCACGCCACCGGGCCCCGAGGCCCGTTTCCGCCCCGCGACGGGGCGGCGCCGTGACAGACCCCGTGGACCGGAGTCGTGCGGACCGGAAGATCCGGCCCGACGCCCCGGCCGCGGGGTTTTCCGCGTGTCCGGGGCGCCGCGGCGCGCTGTCGGCGGGGCACCGGAGGAGGCGCGTGGCTGCACCCGGGGAGGGGCCGGGGGTGCTGAGCGGCGGCACAGCTGAGTGCCTCGGCGCGCCGCGGGCGGGGCTGGTGTGATGTGTGCCGCCGGATCCGGTTAGGCTTGGAACATCGCCAAGGACGCCGCCACGGAAAGGAACCGTAGCCAAGATGCTGGCTGATGTGATCGATGTTCTCGCCGACCCGGTGGACGGCTCCGCGCTCGAGGGGGCCGACGACTTCCGTCGGCTCGTCTCGGAGACCGGACACTCCTACGACGTCGCCCGTCAGGGCTACGTGACCCTGGCCGGGGGAGCGGGCCTGAAGCACAAGGGCGACGGCCCGGAGATGGTCGCCGCCCGGGAGACCTTCCTGGGCCGCGGCCACTTCGCGCCCTTCGTCGAGTCCGTCACCGACACCGTCGAGGACGCTCTCGAAGCCGCCGGCGTGCCCGAGGACGCCCACCCCGTCATCTGCGAGGTCGGTGCCGGCACCGGCTACTACCTGGCGCACACCCTCGACACCGTCGCCGGTGCGCGCGGCGTGGGCATCGACGTCTCGGCGGCCGCCGCCAAGCACCTCGCCAAGGCGCACCCGCGCCTCGGTGCCGTCGTCGCCGACGTCTGGGCCGGCATGCCGGTCCGCGACCACTCCGTCGACGTGATCACCGTGCTCTTCGCCCCGCGCAACCCCGGGGAGTTCGCCCGCGTGCTCACCCCGGGCGGCCAGGCCGTCGTGCTCACCGCCGACCCGGGCCACCTCGACGAGCTGCGCGAGCCGCTCGGCATCATCGGCGTCGAGGAGGGCAAGGTCGACCGCCTGCTCGAGCAGTCGAAGGGCCACCTCGAGCAGGTCGGCGAGCTCGAGCACATCGAGTTCAAGATGGACCTCGACCAGGAGTCGATCGCCTCGCAGATCGGCATGAGCCCCTCGGCGCGCCACATCGCCCCCGACGTGCTCGCCGAGCGCATCTCGCGGCTGCCCGCGACCATGACCGTCACCGCCAAGGCGACGGTCACCCGGCTGACCCCGGTCGCGTAGGGCTCGAGCACCGGCGGCTACCGGAACTCGGTGTCCAGGCGCGGGGCCGCCCACTCGGGGATGACCGGGGAGATCGTCTCCGGGCCGCGGGTGAAGTGCTTCTCCACCGTGGCCTCGCCCTCGAGGTTCACCCGGAAGTCCTGCACACCGCCGTCGATGTAGACGCGGCTGGCCATGGCCACCGCGCCGCCGTCGGCGAAGACCTCGACGGTGGAGCCGTCGACCAGGATGGTCAGCGAGTCCGAGTCGCCCTCGGCCAGCGGGGCCTGGGCCACCCCGTCGCCGGCGTGGTGGGGGTTCATCGAGCGATCCAGCTCGAGCACGTCGCCCTGGTGGGTCACCCGCGCGGCGGTCTCGCCGGCGGCGTCGAGGATGTCGACGGAGAGCTCGGAGCCGACCGGGATCTCGCACAGCGCGGTCCACATGCGGGCGTGGTCGGTGCGGGTGACCGCGTCGACGAGGCCGGCCGCCGGGGTCTGGAAGAGCATGCCGCCCTGCAGGCTGACCACGCGCGGCACGGAGACCACGTTCGCCCAACCGGACTCGGTCCAGGACAGGTGCTTGGCCGGGTCGTCGAAGCGGCCCACCCCGTTGAGCACGCCGACGATCGCGCCGCGGCGCCAGCGCGGGTCCGCCGGCTCGGAGAGGTTCGTGTTGCGCGGCCGGGTGAAGTCGTGGCCGAAGTCGATGCGGTGGAACGGGCGGGTGACCGTGAAGGTCGCGCCGGTCAGCCGGCCGACCAGGTAGCCGGAGATGTCGATGCCGTCGTGCTCGATGGTGACCAGGATGATGTCGTAGATCTCGCCGTCGACCTCGTCGCGCAGGCGGATGATCCTGGGGGAGACCACCTGGGTCTCGGCCTCCAGGCCCGAGTCGCCGTCGAGAACCAGCGGGCCGTCGAGGTGCCAGTCCACGCCGTCGGCCGAGCGCAGCACCGCCAGCTGCGGCGAGTCCTGCGCGCCGGTCACCGAGAGCATCAGCCAGCCGGCCAGGCCCTCGTCGCGGTCCTCGTCGCTGGCCCAGTCCGGGACCACGCACGGCGAGCGGAAGTCGAAGAGCCCGGCGGCCTCGCCCTGCGCGTCACCGACGACCTCGCCGCGGCGGACCACCTGCGAATCGAGGGAGAGCGGGTCGTCGGAGATGTCCGCGGTGGTCGCGGCCGGGTCGTCGATGCGCGCCAGGTGCACGGCGGTGCCGGACTCGGTCACGGAGGTGAAGTACACGTTGAAGCCGCCGTCGGCGGCGACCACGGAGCCGGCGCGCACGAGCGTCTCGTCGCCCTCGGCGGCCAGCACGTCGTCGCAGGTCTCCCACTCGTAGGGGTTGTCCTCGGAGAACTGGTGGCCCCAGCGCGCCGGCGCGTCCAGCGACGGGCGGTACTGGTGGAAGAGGTGCCAGGTCTGGCCGTCGAGCATCACGGCGGCCGGCGCCATGAGCACGCCGGCGTCGGCGGTCACGTGCAGCTCGGGGCGGTGGATGTCGCTGCCCCCGGTCGTCTCGGCTCCGGTGGGCTCGGCCATGTCGGTCACGGTGTCCTTTCCTCGGTCTCCTCGCTCGTCCCGGCTCCCCGGGGCGCCGCCGGGTCTCTCCCGGGGCGGGTTCTGGCCCCCGTTCTACCCGAAAAGCGCCCGGCACGTCCCCGCCCCGGCGCCCGGGGGTGGCGGCCGGCGCGCGTCCGGCCGGGCCGCCGCCGCACGTCCGGCCGGGCCGCCGCCGGCCGGATAGTTCAGCCGCGGATCAGTCCTTGACCTCGGTCTGGTGGATCTGGCGGTCGAGGTCCTCGGGGCTGAGTTCCGCGTCGGAGAACTGCGTGGTCAGCGGCAGCCGCAGGTTGAGGTCGGTGCCCGGGCACAGCTCGACGGTGCCGCGGGCGAGCGTGAAGTCCAGGACGTGGCCGCCGGAGGTGCGCGCGTCGTCGACGAAGTGCACGTGGCAGCCGGGCACGCCGATGCCCTTCTCGTAGACGGGCGTGCGGAAGCCGCCGAGGACGCCGTCGACGTCGGTGAAGTGCAGCTCGGCGTCGTCGCCGGTGGCCTCCGTCATCGGCCGGTAGGGCTTGTCCTGCCTGGTCACCGTGCGCACCGTGACGTCGCTGAACCGGCCGGAGATGCGCACGGCGTACATGTAGTTCTCGCTCGGCTGCACCGAGTCGATGAACTCGGCCAGCTCGCTGCGGCGCAGCCCCTCCGGCGGGGTGGCGCTGATCAGGGGCACGAAGTTGGTCATCACCGTGAAGGGGGAGCGCTGCATCAGGTCGGCGCGCTCGGCGGTGCCGTCGCCGCGCACCTGGTAGCAGACCCCGTCGAGGACGATCATCTCGCCGTCGAGGGCGTCGAAGGTGCCGATGCCGAAGTTGCCGTGGCCGAGCAGCTCACCGACGGTCATCTCGCCGTCGTAGATGCCGTCGAGCAGCGCGGACATCAGGGAATTCTGGAAGATGGTGTGCCGCTGGGTCGGCAGCCGCTTGTCTGGTTCCATGCCCCCAATCTATCCGGGCCGGACACGACGGCGCCCCGGGCACCGTCCACGCGGACGGTGCCCGGGGCGGGCGAGGGGCGCGACGTCGTCAATTGAACCCCGGATGCTTGACGACGCGCGCGGCGTCGCCACGCTGCGACGCCTGGTGGGCGCCGTGCGGTGGGTGCTAGAGCAGCGACTCGTAGACGTCGACGGTCTGGCGGGCGATGGTGGCCCAGGAGAACTCCTCGATGGCGCGCTTGCGGCCGGCCTCGCCGTAGGCCTTCACCTTCTGCTCGTCGGCGGCCAGGGCGTTGACGGCCTCGGCGATGCCGTGCTCGAAGGCGGCGGCGTCGTTCTCGTCGTAGGGCACCAGGGTGCCGGTCTCGCCGTCGACGACGACCTCCGGGATGCCGCCGACGTTGGAGGCGACCACGGCGGTGCCGCAGGCCATGGCCTCGAGGTTGACGATGCCCAGCGGCTCGTAGATCGACGGGCAGACGAAGATGTCCGAGGCCGACTCGATCTCCTGGATCTTGTCCTTGGACAGCATCTCGGAGACCCAGTGCACGCCGTCGCGGCCGGCGCGCAGCTCGTCGACGAGCTTCTGGGTGCGCTCGGCGATCTCCGGGGTGTCCGGGGCGCCGGCGCAGAGCACCAGCTGGATGGCCGGGTCGAACTCGCGGGCGGCCTTGACCAGGTGCTCGACGCCCTTCTGACGGGTGATGCGGCCGACGAAGGAGACGATCGGGCGGGTCGGGTCCACGCCGAGCTCCTTGAGCACCGAGGAGCCGTTCTCGGCCTCGGCCTCGTCGAAGGTGGGCCGCGGCTGCCACAGCTCGGTGTCGATGCCGTTGAGCACCACGTGGATCTTGTCCGGGTCGATGGCCGGGTAGGCCTCGAGGATCGAGCCCTTCATCTTATTCGAGACGGCGATGAGCGCGTCGGCGTTCTCCATGGCGTTCTTCTCCGACCAGGAGGAGACGTCGTAGCCGCCGCCGAGCTGCTCGCGCTTCCACGGGCGGTCCGGCTCCAGGGAGTGTGCCGTGGCCACGTGGGGGATGTCGTAGAGGCGGGCGGCCAGGTGGCCGCCGAGGCCCGCGTACCAGGTGTGCGAGTGCACCACGTCGACGCCGCCGGCCGCGTTGGCCATGCGCAGGCCGGTCGACAGGGTCTTGATGGCGGGGTTGGCCTCGGCCAGCTCCGGGTCCACGCCGTGGACGTAGGTGTCCGGCATGTCACGCTCGGCGCCCATGCAGTGGACGTCGACCGGAACGATCTCGCGCATGAAGCGGGTCAGCTCGGTCACGTGCACGCCGGCGCCGCCGTAGACCTCCGGCGGGTACTCGCGGGTCATCATCCCGACTCGGTTCAGTTTCGTCATGACTACCAGCGTATTCGTGTCCCCGCCATCCTGCAGGGGCGACGGCGCGATCGCGCCGCCGGCGCGGGCCGGAACGCGGCGCCGGCGCCTGCCCGAACGGGCTGAGCCGACGTCAGACGGGGGTGGCGGGCGGGGGCGTGAAGGGTGTGGGCTGTGACCGAATTGGCCGCCCGGGCGGCATCGTGCGGTGATTTTCAATAGATTGGTTCTTGTGAGGAGCCAACCAAATGTCCTGAGCATTGTCCTCGCCGGAGGCGAGGGCAAGCGCCTTTATCCCCTGACCGAAGACCGAGCGAAGCCCGCGGTTCCGTTCGGCGGCACCTACCGTCTCATCGACTTCGTGCTGTCGAACCTCGTCAACGCCGGCTTCATGAAGATCGCGGTGCTGACCCAGTACAAGTCGCACTCGCTGGACCGCCACATCTCGCAGGCGTGGCAGCTGTCCGGTCCCATCGACCAGTACATCGCTTCCGTGCCCGCCCAGCAGCGCCTGGGCAAGCGGTGGTACATGGGTTCCGCGGACGCCATCCTGCAGTCGCTGAACCTGATCTTCGACGAGAACCCCGAGTACGTCATCGTCCTCGGCGCCGACCACGTCTACCGCATGGACGTCGGGCAGATGCTCGATGACCACATCGCCTCGGGCAAGGCCTGCACCGTCGCCGGCATCCGCGTGCCGCGCCGCGAGGCCACCGCCTTCGGCTGCATCGAGGCCGACGACGACGGCACGATCACCGAGTTCCTGGAGAAGCCGGCCGACCCGCCCGGCACCCCGGACGACCCGGAGGTCACCTACGCCTCGATGGGCAACTACATCTTCACCGCCGACGCGCTGGTGGAGGCCCTGCGTGCCGACGAGGACAACGAGGGCTCGGACCACGACATGGGCGGCGACATCATCCCCGCCTTCGTCTCGCGCAACGAGGCCCACGTCTACGACTTCTCGGGCAACGAGGTCCCCGGCGCCACCGACCGCGACCGCGGCTACTGGCGTGACGTCGGCACCATCGACGCCTTCTACGAGGCGCACATGGACCTCATCTCCATCCACCCGGTGTTCAACCTGTACAACCACGCCTGGCCGATCCACTCGACCGAGCGCTCGAACCTGCCCCCGGCGAAGTTCGTGCAGGGCGGCATCGCGCAGTCGTCGATGGTCGCCTCCGGGTCGATCATCTCCGGCGGCACGGTGCGCAACTCCGTGCTCTCGAGCGACGTGCACGTCTCCGAGGGCGCGACGGTGGAGGGCTCCGTGCTCATGCCCGGCGTGCGCGTGGGCAAGGGCGCCGTGGTCCGCCACGCGATCCTGGACAAGAACGTCCAGGTCCGCGAGGGCGAGATCATCGGCGTCGACCGCAAGCGCGACGAGGAGCGCTTCACGATCTCGGCCGGCGGCGTCGTGGTCGTCGGCAAGAACACGGTCGTCTAGCCGCCGGTCCGGCCGCCCGCTGCGGCGGCCACGGACAGGGCGCGGAGAGGGCGCCTCCCCGGGGTGGGGGAGGCGCCCTCTCCGTGTATTGATTGACGACGCTCGCGCGGCGCGCGCAGGTGCGGAACGTGCGGTCGCGCGCAGGTGCGGAAGGCACGGCGCGCACGGACGGCGCGGGTCCCGCGCCCGGGCGCGTGGCACGCACCCGTCGTCAATGGGGCGCTCAGCGCCGGCGGGTGAGCACCGTCAGGCCCGCACCGAGCGGCAGGTGGGTGACCAGGGCGCCGGCCTCGGGGTCGGCGGCGAGCTCGGCGACGCGGGCGTGCGCCTCGCGGGCGGCGGCGGTGGAGCGGTCGGTGCGCGAGTCGTCGGCGATGGTGGCGTCGAGCAGCGCGTCGGCGAGCACCAGGGAGCCGCCCGGGGCGAGCAGCGGCCAGGCCGCGTCGATGAAGGCCTTGAGGTCCATGGGGGAGACCTGGGCGAAGACGAGCTGGTAGGCGCCCGGCGCCATGCGGCCGAGCACCTCGAGCGGGCGCGCGGTGAGGAAGCGGCCGCGGGCGGCGGGGTAGCCGGCCTCGCGGAAGGACTCCCGGGCGCGCCGGGTGTGCTCGGCCTCGGGGTCGATGCAGGTCACCGCGGCCTGCTCGGTCAGGCCCTCGAGCACGTAGAGGCCCACGACGGCGGCCGCCGGGCTGGCGACGATCGCCCCGGCGGGCTCCTCCCCGGCACCCGAGGCCGCGAGCGCCGCGACGAGCCGGCCGGTCGCCTCGTCGGGGGCGGGCAGCTCGTACTCGGCGGCGTCACGGCGGGCGTGCGTAACCGCCTCGGGGGCGGGGCTCAGCGGCGCCGAGGCGGACTCGATGAACTCGACCAACGGGTCGCGGGAGGTGTTCGTAGTCTCACTCACGCCCCCGAGTGTACGGGGGCGACCCACGCGCCGGTGCCAGGCTCGCGGGACGGCCGGCGCCCGGCCCGCGGATGTGCCGGTGCCCGGCCCGCGGGGTAGGGGCACCCGGTGCCCGGTGCGGTGGATCGGGGCGCTGTGCGGCGGCTGCGGGGCCGTGCGGTGGGCGAATACCTATCACCCGGGAAACCGCCCACGGGTTCACAGCAGGTGAGCAGGCTTCCATGTGGAGTTTGTCATGGATCTTTGGAATGATAATCCCCATGAAAGCACGTCGGCCCGAGACCGTTTCCGCACCGGACGCCCCCGAGGGGCGGGAGCCGGATGCGGCGGATCTGACGGGCACGGCGGCCTTCGACGCCGGCGTCGCCGAGATGCCCAGCTGGTCCGAGCTCGTCGCCGAGCACGCCGACAGCGTCTACCGCCTGGCCTTCCGCCTCTCCGGCAACAAGCACGACGCGGAGGACCTGACCCAGGAGACCTTCATGCGCGTCTTCCGCTCGCTGAAGGACTACC includes these proteins:
- the folP gene encoding dihydropteroate synthase yields the protein MGIVNRTPDSFYDKGATFTDTLALARADEVVAQGAAIVDIGGVKAGPGDAVDAAEEIDRVVPVIAAVHERHPEVTVSVDTWRAEVAERAIAAGAGLVNDTWAGVDPELVEVAGHHGVGYVCSHTGGAVPRTRPHRVHYDDVVADVIAETTRLAERAVDCGVPEDRVLLDPTHDFGKNTFHGLELLRRIDEVVATGWPVLMALSNKDFIGETCARPVGGRVAGTLAATAWAAAHGVAAFRVHEVGETVDVIRMTAAIAGTVGPLDTIRGLA
- a CDS encoding glucosyl-3-phosphoglycerate synthase; amino-acid sequence: MSAVARASVVIPALNEEATVADVVAAVRADTPLETIVVDADSTDRTAERAAAAGARVLNWREVLPGVEPRPGKGESLWRGVAAAEGEFVVFVDADLHTARPGMVAELVAPFADDSVQLVKADYVRDYRGRPGDGGRVTELTARPLLRLLLPELSDVAQPLGGEYALRRAAALELPFVEGYGVESGLLIDVARRWGRGAIAEVDLGRRAHRNRPLAQLGPMAETVAATILARAGVDGVAVPERPALSTIL
- a CDS encoding DivIVA domain-containing protein, with translation MLSWIFLIVVLVLLVIVGTWAAGRLLGRGEPEPAADPQEVAAANARAVAAGDLDAVRFELVPRGYRPEQVEAVLDQLAGGEGRGAGRGAARGAERSGDRAAVRQEDPARGAERARLGDGEVREDDRATLSGDRAAGSRPLGWAQERGGNSGSK
- a CDS encoding DUF3117 domain-containing protein; translation: MAAMKPRTGSGPMEAVEENRKIVMRIPSDGGGRLVIELNKEEAAELGGLLTEAAE
- a CDS encoding methyltransferase domain-containing protein, which encodes MLADVIDVLADPVDGSALEGADDFRRLVSETGHSYDVARQGYVTLAGGAGLKHKGDGPEMVAARETFLGRGHFAPFVESVTDTVEDALEAAGVPEDAHPVICEVGAGTGYYLAHTLDTVAGARGVGIDVSAAAAKHLAKAHPRLGAVVADVWAGMPVRDHSVDVITVLFAPRNPGEFARVLTPGGQAVVLTADPGHLDELREPLGIIGVEEGKVDRLLEQSKGHLEQVGELEHIEFKMDLDQESIASQIGMSPSARHIAPDVLAERISRLPATMTVTAKATVTRLTPVA
- a CDS encoding GH32 C-terminal domain-containing protein, translating into MAEPTGAETTGGSDIHRPELHVTADAGVLMAPAAVMLDGQTWHLFHQYRPSLDAPARWGHQFSEDNPYEWETCDDVLAAEGDETLVRAGSVVAADGGFNVYFTSVTESGTAVHLARIDDPAATTADISDDPLSLDSQVVRRGEVVGDAQGEAAGLFDFRSPCVVPDWASDEDRDEGLAGWLMLSVTGAQDSPQLAVLRSADGVDWHLDGPLVLDGDSGLEAETQVVSPRIIRLRDEVDGEIYDIILVTIEHDGIDISGYLVGRLTGATFTVTRPFHRIDFGHDFTRPRNTNLSEPADPRWRRGAIVGVLNGVGRFDDPAKHLSWTESGWANVVSVPRVVSLQGGMLFQTPAAGLVDAVTRTDHARMWTALCEIPVGSELSVDILDAAGETAARVTHQGDVLELDRSMNPHHAGDGVAQAPLAEGDSDSLTILVDGSTVEVFADGGAVAMASRVYIDGGVQDFRVNLEGEATVEKHFTRGPETISPVIPEWAAPRLDTEFR
- the budA gene encoding acetolactate decarboxylase — protein: MEPDKRLPTQRHTIFQNSLMSALLDGIYDGEMTVGELLGHGNFGIGTFDALDGEMIVLDGVCYQVRGDGTAERADLMQRSPFTVMTNFVPLISATPPEGLRRSELAEFIDSVQPSENYMYAVRISGRFSDVTVRTVTRQDKPYRPMTEATGDDAELHFTDVDGVLGGFRTPVYEKGIGVPGCHVHFVDDARTSGGHVLDFTLARGTVELCPGTDLNLRLPLTTQFSDAELSPEDLDRQIHQTEVKD
- the glgA gene encoding glycogen synthase, giving the protein MTKLNRVGMMTREYPPEVYGGAGVHVTELTRFMREIVPVDVHCMGAERDMPDTYVHGVDPELAEANPAIKTLSTGLRMANAAGGVDVVHSHTWYAGLGGHLAARLYDIPHVATAHSLEPDRPWKREQLGGGYDVSSWSEKNAMENADALIAVSNKMKGSILEAYPAIDPDKIHVVLNGIDTELWQPRPTFDEAEAENGSSVLKELGVDPTRPIVSFVGRITRQKGVEHLVKAAREFDPAIQLVLCAGAPDTPEIAERTQKLVDELRAGRDGVHWVSEMLSKDKIQEIESASDIFVCPSIYEPLGIVNLEAMACGTAVVASNVGGIPEVVVDGETGTLVPYDENDAAAFEHGIAEAVNALAADEQKVKAYGEAGRKRAIEEFSWATIARQTVDVYESLL
- the glgC gene encoding glucose-1-phosphate adenylyltransferase, giving the protein MVLVRSQPNVLSIVLAGGEGKRLYPLTEDRAKPAVPFGGTYRLIDFVLSNLVNAGFMKIAVLTQYKSHSLDRHISQAWQLSGPIDQYIASVPAQQRLGKRWYMGSADAILQSLNLIFDENPEYVIVLGADHVYRMDVGQMLDDHIASGKACTVAGIRVPRREATAFGCIEADDDGTITEFLEKPADPPGTPDDPEVTYASMGNYIFTADALVEALRADEDNEGSDHDMGGDIIPAFVSRNEAHVYDFSGNEVPGATDRDRGYWRDVGTIDAFYEAHMDLISIHPVFNLYNHAWPIHSTERSNLPPAKFVQGGIAQSSMVASGSIISGGTVRNSVLSSDVHVSEGATVEGSVLMPGVRVGKGAVVRHAILDKNVQVREGEIIGVDRKRDEERFTISAGGVVVVGKNTVV
- a CDS encoding O-methyltransferase, which translates into the protein MSETTNTSRDPLVEFIESASAPLSPAPEAVTHARRDAAEYELPAPDEATGRLVAALAASGAGEEPAGAIVASPAAAVVGLYVLEGLTEQAAVTCIDPEAEHTRRARESFREAGYPAARGRFLTARPLEVLGRMAPGAYQLVFAQVSPMDLKAFIDAAWPLLAPGGSLVLADALLDATIADDSRTDRSTAAAREAHARVAELAADPEAGALVTHLPLGAGLTVLTRRR